From the genome of Nocardia sp. NBC_01503, one region includes:
- a CDS encoding aldehyde dehydrogenase family protein produces MTAGALIEQARKVQPEWDALGVHGRVRALAELPRILLDNLDRIADAITGENGKPRAEAIAHEAVPAIALTRHHLEHAAETLGSTRITSPSSPHRTALRVHHPYGVVVAIAPWNLPFLIPFSQVLPALIAGNAVILKPSELTPEVATVLIELIGRCELPPGVLQLAVGDGAVGAELVAAGPDKVLFTGSVSTGRKVMAAAAQFPIPVGLELGGVDAAVVLDDADLEFTTSAVAWGATFNGGQACCSIERVLVHRDLHDAFVVRLEDKLRRIDTRRDLAPAIDQRQQDIWQRHVESARGLGLQVSGGEPLPERRYTPTLITAAPGHRPVTDSDAWREETFGPVVAVVAFDTDEQAIDLHNDTEYGLTASVFSADTARARALARRLHAGSVAINDVAATMYSTPELPWGGVGRSGFGRSHGVDALLDAAWVQIVESPRGPAFGPKRPWWYPYGAELEDAMRALGETFVAPHRSDRLSGYARAGRALLGMLSRSPKL; encoded by the coding sequence ATGACGGCGGGCGCGCTGATCGAACAGGCTCGGAAGGTGCAGCCCGAATGGGATGCGCTCGGGGTCCACGGGCGGGTGCGGGCGCTGGCCGAGCTGCCCCGCATCCTGCTGGACAACCTCGACCGGATCGCCGACGCGATCACCGGCGAGAACGGCAAGCCCCGGGCCGAGGCCATCGCGCACGAGGCGGTTCCGGCGATCGCACTCACCCGCCACCACCTCGAACATGCCGCCGAGACGCTCGGGTCCACCAGGATCACCTCGCCCAGTTCCCCGCATCGCACCGCGCTGCGCGTCCATCATCCCTACGGTGTGGTGGTCGCCATCGCGCCGTGGAATCTGCCGTTCCTCATCCCGTTCAGCCAGGTCCTGCCCGCGCTCATCGCCGGGAACGCGGTGATTCTCAAACCCTCCGAACTCACCCCCGAGGTCGCCACGGTCCTGATCGAACTTATCGGGCGCTGCGAGCTGCCCCCGGGTGTGCTGCAACTCGCGGTCGGTGACGGTGCAGTGGGCGCGGAGCTGGTGGCCGCCGGTCCGGACAAGGTGCTCTTCACCGGTTCGGTGAGCACGGGCCGCAAGGTCATGGCCGCCGCCGCACAGTTCCCCATCCCGGTGGGCCTGGAGTTGGGCGGTGTCGACGCCGCGGTCGTGCTCGATGACGCGGACCTGGAGTTCACCACCTCCGCGGTGGCCTGGGGCGCGACTTTCAACGGCGGACAGGCATGCTGCTCGATCGAGCGGGTGCTGGTGCACCGCGACCTGCACGACGCGTTCGTGGTGCGGCTCGAGGACAAACTGCGCCGGATCGACACCCGCCGCGACCTCGCACCCGCCATAGACCAACGGCAACAGGATATTTGGCAGCGACATGTCGAATCGGCCCGCGGGCTCGGTTTGCAGGTCAGCGGCGGCGAACCGCTGCCCGAGCGCCGCTACACACCCACCCTCATCACCGCCGCACCCGGGCATCGGCCGGTCACCGACTCCGACGCCTGGCGGGAGGAGACCTTCGGCCCGGTGGTCGCGGTCGTCGCCTTCGACACCGATGAGCAGGCGATCGATCTGCACAATGACACCGAATACGGTTTGACCGCCAGCGTCTTCTCCGCCGATACCGCTCGCGCGCGGGCCCTGGCCCGGCGCCTGCACGCCGGATCGGTGGCGATCAATGATGTCGCCGCCACCATGTATTCGACCCCCGAGCTGCCGTGGGGTGGTGTCGGGCGCTCCGGATTCGGCCGCTCGCACGGCGTGGACGCACTGCTGGACGCCGCCTGGGTGCAGATCGTGGAGTCACCGCGCGGTCCGGCCTTCGGCCCCAAGCGGCCCTGGTGGTACCCGTACGGCGCGGAGTTGGAGGATGCCATGCGCGCGCTCGGGGAAACCTTCGTCGCACCGCACCGCAGTGATCGCCTGAGCGGTTACGCCCGCGCCGGTCGAGCACTGCTGGGCATGCTCAGCCGCTCACCGAAACTCTGA
- a CDS encoding GMC family oxidoreductase N-terminal domain-containing protein: MPLTFFETMRGELYDADGRAHHVAMDLRCESGRARGFVTNGRSRLTGTIRALPWVDGAAVLGTLVALPVTKRRMSYDLDFRDGEGRAWRLSGHKDVRWLRRAHASLTTLDTTLWCEDREIATGRMQFFANDYPSFLRSFQPWTSLRADLPDGSDPAGAFSTAQRATLRAVAEALIAPGGAVPAVDAGTIDRIDELVGNMTPIMRSGLRIALRSLDSAARARYRHGLTALSEADRRRFIEDARKHQALQHAVAAVETPVRIAHFSDRRYLDAIGAPRYQEPVLERQPGWLANMTVPDDPPRQDLVECDVVVVGTGAGGAAVAARLTEQGLGVVMVEEGEYASRAQFRGELHDRTQRYWRDGGYNLAVGNSILGVSTGRMVGGTTAINSGTAFRTPDAVLGEWLEAGFPLDFSPETFRGYLDEVATELGIAHADPRYLGRIADIIGKGADALGATHGPLPRNAVGCDGRGQCVYGCPTDAKRSSNVSWVPRALEAGAQLYTNLTVTRILLNDRRAVGVLAEGQDTHGAPRTLEIRSRAVVIATGTLMTPLLLRRNGIDLPALGRNLSVHPSLGAVAMMPTPGTPWSGIPQGYHVTGLGDPLCTFEGVSIPPQFAAGVLPFHGARLTEWMNRWPYTEQFGAMVRDTGAGSVQHGPGGRTLLRYTVTPRVQAALQHACAGLAELFLHGGAEAVALPIAGMPPIRTLEQARAVAETRLTPRQFRMMGPHPLGTARMGGDARTAVVDFENRVFGTTGLYIADGSVVPTSLGVNPQVTIMAMALRAADAIAAELR; this comes from the coding sequence ATGCCTTTGACCTTCTTCGAAACCATGCGCGGCGAACTGTACGACGCTGACGGGCGCGCCCATCACGTCGCGATGGATCTGCGCTGCGAATCCGGGCGGGCGCGCGGCTTCGTCACCAATGGCCGCTCCCGGCTGACCGGAACGATTCGCGCACTGCCGTGGGTGGACGGCGCGGCGGTGCTGGGCACGCTGGTGGCGCTGCCGGTGACAAAGCGGCGCATGAGCTACGACCTGGACTTCCGCGATGGTGAGGGTCGCGCGTGGCGGCTCAGCGGGCATAAGGATGTGCGCTGGCTGCGGCGCGCGCATGCGAGTCTGACCACCCTGGACACCACACTGTGGTGCGAGGACCGGGAGATCGCGACGGGACGAATGCAGTTCTTCGCCAACGACTATCCGAGTTTCCTGCGCTCGTTCCAGCCGTGGACGTCGCTGCGCGCGGATCTACCGGATGGGAGCGATCCCGCCGGAGCGTTCAGCACGGCCCAGCGCGCGACCCTGCGGGCGGTGGCCGAGGCGCTCATCGCACCGGGCGGGGCGGTACCCGCGGTGGACGCGGGCACCATCGACCGCATCGACGAACTCGTCGGCAATATGACCCCGATTATGCGGTCGGGCCTGCGCATTGCCCTGCGGAGCCTGGATAGCGCGGCCCGCGCCAGGTATCGACACGGGCTGACCGCGCTCTCGGAGGCGGATCGACGACGGTTCATCGAGGACGCTCGCAAACACCAGGCCCTCCAGCATGCGGTCGCGGCGGTCGAAACACCGGTGCGGATAGCGCATTTCAGCGATCGCCGCTATCTCGATGCCATCGGCGCACCCCGCTATCAGGAGCCCGTGCTCGAGCGTCAACCCGGCTGGCTGGCGAATATGACCGTCCCCGACGACCCTCCGCGCCAGGATCTCGTCGAATGCGATGTGGTGGTGGTCGGTACCGGCGCGGGTGGCGCGGCGGTGGCGGCTCGGCTCACCGAGCAGGGACTCGGGGTGGTCATGGTCGAGGAGGGCGAGTACGCGAGCCGCGCACAATTCCGCGGCGAACTGCACGACCGCACCCAAAGGTATTGGCGCGACGGCGGCTACAACCTGGCCGTCGGCAATTCGATCCTGGGTGTTAGCACCGGGCGCATGGTCGGCGGTACCACCGCCATCAACTCCGGAACCGCCTTCCGCACCCCCGACGCGGTGCTCGGCGAATGGCTCGAGGCGGGCTTCCCACTCGACTTCAGCCCCGAGACCTTCCGCGGCTACCTCGATGAGGTGGCGACCGAACTCGGTATCGCCCATGCCGATCCACGCTATCTGGGCCGGATCGCGGACATTATCGGCAAGGGCGCGGATGCCCTCGGTGCGACGCACGGCCCGCTGCCGCGCAATGCCGTGGGGTGTGACGGCCGGGGCCAGTGCGTCTACGGCTGTCCCACCGACGCCAAGCGCAGCAGCAATGTCAGCTGGGTGCCCAGGGCACTCGAAGCCGGTGCGCAGCTGTACACCAACCTCACCGTCACCCGCATCCTGCTGAACGATCGCCGGGCCGTCGGAGTGCTCGCCGAGGGCCAGGACACGCACGGCGCACCCCGCACCCTGGAAATCCGTTCCCGCGCGGTCGTGATCGCCACCGGCACCCTCATGACACCACTGCTGTTGCGCCGCAATGGCATCGATCTGCCCGCGCTGGGGCGCAATCTGTCGGTGCATCCCTCCCTCGGCGCGGTCGCCATGATGCCGACCCCGGGCACACCCTGGTCGGGCATCCCGCAGGGCTACCACGTCACCGGGCTGGGTGATCCGCTGTGCACCTTCGAAGGTGTCTCCATCCCACCGCAATTCGCGGCCGGGGTGCTGCCGTTCCACGGCGCCCGGCTCACCGAATGGATGAACCGCTGGCCGTATACCGAGCAGTTCGGGGCCATGGTCCGCGATACCGGCGCCGGCAGCGTTCAGCACGGTCCGGGCGGGCGAACCCTGCTGCGCTACACCGTGACTCCGCGCGTACAGGCCGCGCTGCAGCACGCGTGCGCGGGCCTGGCGGAGCTGTTCCTGCACGGCGGCGCGGAGGCGGTCGCCCTGCCCATCGCCGGGATGCCACCCATCCGCACCCTGGAGCAGGCCCGCGCGGTCGCCGAAACCCGGCTCACCCCAAGGCAATTCCGCATGATGGGCCCGCATCCGCTGGGCACCGCGCGCATGGGCGGGGACGCGCGCACGGCGGTGGTCGATTTCGAGAACCGGGTCTTCGGTACCACCGGCCTCTACATCGCCGACGGATCGGTGGTCCCGACCTCGCTGGGGGTGAATCCGCAGGTCACGATTATGGCCATGGCCTTGCGCGCCGCCGATGCGATCGCCGCCGAGCTGCGTTAG
- a CDS encoding NAD(P)-dependent oxidoreductase encodes MSHTQTPVIVLGLGAMGRALAAAFVKAGVPTTVWNRSAGKDIDLVAAGAVRAASVAEAIGGDGLVISVLLDHASVHEQLDPVAGRLAGRRWLNLTSTAPEESRELAVWAREHDIEFLDGGIMAVPPMIGEDGSAIFYSGSRSLFDTHRGVLELLGSAEYFGADAGAAALNDFALLSSMYQMFVGFFHGAAMAGTGGMSATAFAQRAVPFLSAMVQGLPAYGQVIDSGEYAAQIQHLAFQQAALDAIVRASRDAGIATDTLEPIAALVGRQVEAGHGGLAFARFIEELRRAPVVATEPEVRH; translated from the coding sequence ATGAGTCACACGCAGACCCCGGTGATCGTGCTCGGACTCGGCGCGATGGGCCGGGCGCTGGCGGCGGCGTTCGTGAAAGCCGGTGTGCCGACCACGGTGTGGAATCGGTCCGCGGGCAAGGATATCGATCTGGTGGCGGCCGGTGCGGTGCGCGCGGCGTCGGTGGCCGAGGCGATCGGCGGCGACGGACTGGTGATCAGCGTGCTGCTCGATCACGCCTCGGTGCACGAACAGCTCGATCCGGTCGCCGGGCGGTTGGCCGGGCGGCGGTGGCTGAATCTGACCAGTACCGCACCCGAGGAGTCGCGGGAACTGGCGGTCTGGGCGCGCGAGCACGACATCGAATTCCTGGACGGCGGCATCATGGCCGTTCCGCCCATGATCGGCGAGGACGGCTCCGCGATCTTCTACAGCGGATCGCGATCGCTGTTCGACACCCATCGCGGTGTGCTCGAACTGCTCGGCTCGGCAGAGTATTTCGGTGCCGACGCCGGTGCGGCCGCGCTCAATGATTTCGCGCTGCTGTCGAGCATGTACCAGATGTTCGTCGGGTTCTTCCACGGTGCGGCCATGGCCGGTACCGGCGGGATGAGCGCCACGGCCTTCGCGCAGCGGGCGGTGCCGTTCCTCTCGGCCATGGTGCAGGGGCTGCCCGCGTACGGGCAGGTCATCGATTCGGGCGAATATGCCGCCCAGATCCAGCATTTGGCATTCCAGCAGGCCGCACTCGATGCCATCGTCCGGGCCAGCCGAGATGCCGGAATCGCCACCGACACCCTGGAACCGATCGCCGCGCTGGTGGGTCGCCAGGTCGAGGCGGGACACGGCGGGTTGGCGTTCGCCCGCTTCATCGAGGAATTGCGTCGAGCGCCGGTGGTTGCCACCGAACCCGAAGTTCGCCACTGA
- a CDS encoding winged helix-turn-helix transcriptional regulator, whose product MGEKRSGPYFCGIDAAMDVVGGKWKSLILWELHEHGIRRFGELRKALPGVSEKMLGQQLRELAEDGIIHRELYPEIPPRVDYSLTEEGAALNAALAPLGAWGSRRITRIGAARVHTTDRHEDHRALAEA is encoded by the coding sequence ATGGGCGAGAAGAGATCCGGGCCATACTTCTGCGGGATCGACGCCGCCATGGATGTGGTCGGCGGCAAGTGGAAATCGCTGATTCTGTGGGAGTTGCACGAGCACGGCATCCGCCGCTTCGGCGAACTCCGCAAGGCCCTGCCCGGTGTCTCGGAGAAGATGCTCGGCCAGCAACTGCGCGAGCTGGCCGAGGACGGCATCATCCATCGCGAGCTCTACCCCGAAATCCCGCCCCGCGTGGATTACTCGCTCACCGAGGAGGGCGCGGCCCTCAACGCGGCGCTGGCACCGCTGGGCGCCTGGGGCTCGCGCCGCATCACCCGGATCGGTGCCGCCCGAGTCCACACCACCGACCGCCATGAGGATCATCGGGCACTGGCAGAGGCATAA
- a CDS encoding FAD-dependent oxidoreductase, producing the protein MNETHDVVVVGAGPVGLMLACELRLAGVDVLVLERLEEMDLTIKAGAINVPTAQALYRRGLLPELLEQHEASFARFAAFQQSLGAETAPAGSANTPPPGFKMVPGHFAGIQLNGAAVDLNDPAFGDTGPAAAAWFVSQQGVESILARRATEMGVEIRRGVEVTGFDDDGIGVTLNCVDRTVRAGWLVGCDGGRSIIRKVADFDFPGLDPEITGRQALVEMTGAENIAPGWHDTPNGIYVYGPVPGRFLTVELDGPPADRTTPVTAEELEQSFRTVTGADVRISKVLSATRFTDNTRQVTEYRKGRVLLAGDAAHVHSPFGGQGLNLGVGDAVNLGWKLAAVVRGWATTDLLDTYTAERHPIGAWVLDWTRAQVAVMRTDPRSRALRAVMTELLATRDGATDIFKKISGVLHRYDLGDTHPLVGAVVPDLELADGSRIGAHFATGRGVLLDLTDSPAVRSAAAAWPERLQMVTAKPVQPQSVSAMLVRPDGIVAWVADSDDTAGLADALMRWFGPAR; encoded by the coding sequence ATGAACGAGACACACGATGTGGTGGTAGTGGGAGCCGGACCGGTCGGGCTCATGCTGGCGTGCGAGCTGCGCCTGGCCGGGGTGGACGTACTGGTGCTCGAACGCCTCGAGGAAATGGATCTCACGATCAAGGCCGGTGCCATCAATGTGCCGACCGCGCAGGCGTTGTACCGGCGCGGGCTCCTGCCCGAGCTGCTGGAACAACATGAGGCGTCGTTCGCGCGGTTCGCGGCCTTCCAGCAGAGCCTCGGGGCCGAGACTGCACCGGCGGGCTCGGCGAACACACCACCGCCGGGCTTCAAGATGGTGCCCGGGCATTTCGCGGGCATCCAACTCAACGGTGCCGCAGTCGATCTCAACGATCCCGCCTTCGGCGATACGGGCCCCGCGGCGGCGGCCTGGTTCGTCTCACAGCAAGGCGTGGAATCCATCCTGGCGCGACGCGCCACGGAAATGGGTGTGGAGATCCGCCGCGGCGTCGAGGTCACCGGATTCGACGACGACGGTATCGGCGTCACCCTGAACTGTGTCGACCGCACCGTACGCGCTGGTTGGCTGGTCGGCTGCGACGGCGGTCGCAGCATCATCCGCAAAGTCGCGGACTTCGACTTTCCGGGCCTGGATCCGGAGATCACCGGCAGGCAGGCACTGGTCGAGATGACCGGCGCGGAAAATATCGCCCCCGGCTGGCACGACACCCCGAACGGCATCTACGTCTACGGCCCCGTACCCGGCAGGTTCCTCACCGTCGAACTCGACGGCCCGCCCGCCGACCGCACCACACCCGTCACAGCCGAGGAGCTGGAGCAGAGTTTCCGCACCGTCACGGGCGCGGACGTGCGTATCAGCAAAGTACTTTCGGCGACCCGCTTCACCGACAACACCCGTCAGGTCACCGAGTATCGCAAGGGACGCGTGCTGCTGGCGGGCGACGCCGCACACGTGCACTCCCCCTTCGGCGGGCAGGGCCTGAACCTCGGAGTCGGTGACGCGGTCAACCTCGGCTGGAAGCTCGCCGCCGTCGTACGTGGCTGGGCCACAACGGATCTGCTCGATACCTACACCGCCGAACGCCATCCGATCGGCGCCTGGGTGCTGGACTGGACCCGCGCGCAGGTAGCTGTCATGCGCACCGATCCGCGCAGCCGGGCCCTGCGCGCGGTCATGACCGAGCTTCTGGCCACCCGCGATGGCGCCACCGACATCTTCAAGAAGATCTCCGGCGTACTGCACCGCTACGACCTGGGCGACACCCACCCGCTCGTCGGCGCGGTAGTGCCGGACCTCGAACTCGCCGACGGCTCTCGCATCGGTGCGCATTTCGCCACCGGCCGAGGCGTCCTGCTGGACCTCACCGACTCCCCCGCCGTACGGTCAGCAGCCGCGGCGTGGCCGGAGCGGCTCCAGATGGTCACCGCCAAACCGGTTCAGCCCCAATCAGTTTCGGCCATGTTGGTGCGCCCGGACGGCATCGTGGCCTGGGTGGCGGACTCCGACGACACCGCCGGCCTGGCGGATGCCCTCATGCGCTGGTTCGGCCCCGCCCGGTAG